One genomic segment of Naumovozyma castellii chromosome 9, complete genome includes these proteins:
- the EBP2 gene encoding Ebp2p (ancestral locus Anc_1.175), giving the protein MVKGFKLKELLSRQKETEKAIKEEQVKNEKKANELKKAEPTIVTNVDLDRAIERKKKKAEEDELARIKAIEEGKEYKSEALSKKEKRMVKKLLKREAEEQPNEDEEEQEEEEEEEEEETLDLERLAKSDSESESDDEEEEEQEEKDEEEQDEEEEEEEDVPLSDVEFDSDADVVPHHKLTVNNTKAMKHALERVQLPWKKHSFQEHQTVTSATNTDEGIKDIYDDTERELAFYKQSLEAVQEARDELKRLKVPFKRPLDYFAEMVKNDEHMDKIKGKLVREASEKKAREDARKQRNLKKFGKQVQMATLQKRQLEKRDTLEKIKSLKKKRKDNVIGDSDFNVGIEEEVNEKPARGDRRGGNHKRDAKNAKYGHGGMKRFKRKNDAESSNDITGFSHKRMKGRPGKSKRSRRH; this is encoded by the coding sequence ATGGTCAAAGGGTTtaaattaaaggaattaCTGAGTCGTCAAAAGGAGACTGAGAAGGCAATCAAGGAAGAACAAGTCAAGAATGAAAAGAAGGcaaatgaattaaagaaggcTGAACCTACTATTGTTACCAATGTTGATTTGGATAGAGCCATtgaaaggaagaagaagaaagcagaagaagatgaactGGCTAGAATTAAAGCCATCGAAGAAGGTAAGGAATACAAGAGTGAGGCACTTTctaagaaagaaaagaggaTGGTAAAGAAACTCTTAAAACGTGAAGCTGAGGAACAACCAaacgaagatgaagaagagcaagaagaagaagaagaagaagaagaagaagaaactttAGATCTTGAAAGATTGGCAAAGAGTGACTCTGAATCTGAATCTGAcgatgaggaagaagaagaacaagaagaaaaggacgaagaagaacaagacgaagaagaagaagaagaggaagacGTCCCACTTTCTgatgttgaatttgattctGATGCTGATGTTGTTCCACATCATAAATTAACTGTTAATAATACAAAGGCAATGAAGCACGCTCTGGAACGTGTTCAATTACCATGGAAGAAACACTCATTCCAAGAACATCAAACCGTCACCTCAGCTACCAACACTGACGAAGGTATTAAAGATATATATGATGATACTGAAAGAGAATTGGCCTTCTACAAGCAATCTTTGGAAGCCGTTCAAGAAGCTCGTGATGAactgaaaagattaaaagTACCATTTAAGAGACCATTGGACTATTTTGCTGAAATGGTTAAGAATGATGAACATATGGATAAGATCAAGGGTAAACTAGTAAGGGAAGCCTCTGAAAAGAAGGCTCGTGAAGATGCCAGaaagcaaagaaatttgaagaaatttggTAAACAAGTGCAAATGGCCACTCTACAAAAACGTCAACTTGAAAAGAGAGATACTCTAGAGAAGATTAAATCactaaagaagaagagaaaggaTAACGTAATTGGCGATTCTGATTTCAACGTTggtattgaagaagaagtgaATGAAAAACCTGCTAGAGGTGACCGTCGTGGTGGTAATCACAAGAGAGATGCTAAGAATGCCAAATACGGTCATGGTGGTATGAAGAGATTCAAGAGAAAGAATGATGCGGAATCTTCCAATGATATAACCGGTTTCTCCCACAAGAGAATGAAGGGTAGACCAGGAAAGAGTAAGCGTTCCAGAAGACATTGA